The Larimichthys crocea isolate SSNF chromosome XII, L_crocea_2.0, whole genome shotgun sequence region caataactgGGAACACAAAAAATATAGCTTTCTGATAATATCTGTGGCTCAGTCTAGTAGTTACAACAGATACAACAGTAACTCTCCGTACCTGATCGacacaaatgtaaatacaaacacttaataaacatgtaaaaactgtCCAAACCTGGAACTAATACTTTTGAAATTCTGTGTGgtttataaaatgaaacagcTATTTACATTCAATTTGAATAATTATCATTtcaataaaaaccaaaacaaatataGTGTATGAGTCTGtcattaacaaaaataaacactgattatttaatcttgtgataaaatatataataatgattataattAGAAGGTTCCATTATGTACGTTCAAGTGCTATTAATAAAGATGCACAGGAGGGCCGCTGGGGTCACAGCCGTGTCGGCTCTCCTGTCAGAGTGGCATAAATCAAGGTGCAGCTCAGAGAGTCCGAGGACAAAAGTCAAAAGTTATAAAattcagtcaaacctccacctCTGGGACACAGTCAAAGTGGTTAGTAAAGAAAAGTGGTAGCGATGAGGAATGGTCAGATTCCTCCTCATCACTGTCTTGATtacacaaaaagacagaattgtattacagcacaaatacttttttttatatctctgCTTATGTTATTGTTTAGTCATAGTGATGTAGGGCAGTCTGATTAGAGCAGTGGCACATCAGGCCACTGAAGGAAAGATGTTTAGAAGCTGAAGTCCGTGCTTATTCCTCATCACTGCCAGTTCTATCACATGGCACAGAGCTGTCTTTACATCTGAGCTCTGATGGTCTTAGTTCACAGCTGCTGGCTGATGTTTTCAAGCTGAGCAAAGGATCAAAAAGAGGAGGCTGGCATTTTCTGCTCTCacaaaaaagaccaaagagtGACCAGCTCTGCTATGAAAACTAAATGCACTGACCAAGAGCCTCCATCACAGaagaaaacaagttaaaacGGGAAactattaacattagcagcttCTACAAATCCTTttgaaaaatatacatttgattttttttttccatgtataaaaaaatatctgcaaTATTACTATGCAGTTCTTTTCACTGGACGGGTCTGACTTACAGTCAAATGTGCTTCTTGTATTTCACGTGTAAGTGTGTGAACATGTTAGATTACTCTatgaatgtatgtttgtatgtgtatcaGTATGCCCAAAAGAGAGCAAGCACGTTAGATTGTACTCTTTAATCATATCCTTCTCTTAGAATGATTCCCTTTCTTAAAGACTGAAGTTTCTCTactttcctcctcctgtgctATCTGACTTTCTCCCTGTCCATCTTCTCTTATCTTCTAAATCCTGGAATGATGTGCCTGCTAACAGACAGTTTGCTGGCTGGACAGTGGACTCTCCAGGGACATGCTAGTGGGAGACAGGTCTGGACGGGCACAGGGCTTAAACATGGAGGAGATGTAGAAGGCCTGCAGGCGCAGAGACAAAACATGTCAGGAAACatacacagaccacacacactgcCAATCATTTAATGCTCATAAACACCACGAGAGATCAGAGTGAGGACGATGAGAGGGAAAGCCTATTGTTTAAGCTGACTCAGtcaacagagagcagagagaaacaaatcTTGTAAAGACGGAGATAATTGTTTTTCAAGATTATATAGACAATGagaggtttttttattttttcaacataCCACCCAGTAAGCAGTGAGCCCTCCTTGGATGAAGCCTGTAACGACATCAGTGGGGTGGTGCCGGTAGTCAGAGATGCGGGTGAGGCCAGTGTAGATGGCAATCATCACTAAGAGGAACTGTATTAGGGGGCGCAACAGCCGAGCTCCTCGCCACGACAACCGCGCCTGCAGGTAGAACTGCAAGAAAGAAgaataatattgttattatgtaTAATAACTACAGAAATGTGGATGTATGCATTATATAATTCAACTTCAATAAACAAAGGCGGAGCCCTTTCAGTAAAACATACGACATCCACTCAGTCTGCTACCTAGAGGGGAAAGAGAAGCTTGGCACGAGTCCATTAATACTATCTAAGCCCCGTTTCCTCCCTTTGTTCATCCTCATCTCCTGCGCCAGTGCTGCAGCGCAGAATGGATGTTTGTATCTGTAGAAATGGGGTCACAGGGCGAACATGATGCAGCTTTATGAGGTGGCTGAAGTTTGTCTGGACCTGTTAAAAGCTGGGGAGCACGTGGCCTACATTCCTGCGGTGAGGCCGACCCTCACCGggtccttctctccctctcctatCCCAGCTGAAAGCAGGTGTCACTGTTACTGCCTTAAACACTAGCAGCTGGCCACGGTCCGGGTGGCATGTTGCTACAGGTTTGACACAGTCGCTCCAGGTTGTCTGCAGTCTGCTCAAGCACTAGCTAGCAACAACCTCACATGCaagggtttgtgtttgtgcctgcGGTGTGAGGAGAAACAATGGAGTAAgatgtggagaggagagaaaaataacGAACACTGAGCCCCTTGTTTTTCTCAGACCACTTCTTCCTTTCAGTACTTTTACCCTTTTATTCCTTTGACTCAGTCTTCCCCTACTCATCCCTGTGCGTCTCTTTTTGGTCAGAGACGAGCTGCTTTTCATTTGGACTTCTATAGTGTTAAGTGCAAATAGGGGAGAGCTCATCCTCACTTCATTtaattgatgttttcatttaattcgTTTCGATCTTTTAGTAAATGATGGGGAATACATGGTGAATATGGACAGCATTTGTTTAAGAATGTGCATTTGTCTTCATCTAATggttattttctctctcacaaTGTACCAATGACTACTGGGCAGAGCAGTGTGTAttaaaaaggaagagaaagatgaagagatggGGGGAGACTGGGGATGGGGGGTGCATGGGGGGGTGTCTCTAGCTGAAAGAAGCCTGTCGATCTCTCAGCAGGCATATTCagccctccaccccctcctctaaATGAGACCCACAACAAggcctcctctgtctgtgtagTCTCTTCATCTATTCATGTTCCCCCTGGAAAAcattctccctctttctccaacccacccccacccacacatccactctctccccctcctccctgtctctctgtctcaccagCTCTTTCAGTTGGAAGCAGGATGCCTTTGGAGAATAGCTGCTCTCAAAGATCTCCTCCCTCACGATCAggaagtctgaatatatttaaCAACacatgcctctgtgtgtgtgtttgcgcatgTTTAATTAGCTTATCTAGTTAAAAGTTGCACAGAGTGTTCTTGGACCTCTAGCGATTGGTGATCGGTCTCTAATAAGTGAACTGAAAGTGAGAGCTGTAATATTTTTCCAACACTGTAAACACGGTACAAAATACTGTAATTACACAAGCTCGGGTCACTGTGAAGGTCACATTCCAGATGTGTGCGTATGTATTTCAAATTAGTGGGACTTACTGCCAGATAGAGCATGGTGTACATTGCGAAGGAAGCATGGccggaaaaaaaagacttcctgAAAgagaacataaataaatgacaaaggTTACACATTAACTTCTATTCACTCACTAGTCGAGCTATTGTTTACCACACCTTCAgcaaacaaaatcattttttaattgaaaaaacacatatgcacacacaccttgctTCTTCCACCATCTTCTGATTAGGCTGCTTGCATACGACCTGGGATATGTAGCTGCCTGTAGTGCAGTTGATGGACGCATAGGTGATgttacagacagagaggaagttAGGGCGCAGGCGTCCCACACTTAGCTTGGCCATATTGGTGAGAGACTGACCCACACAGCAACCAAACAGGAAGCTTCCCAGCTCCTTGTACAGGCATGACACATAGCAGTTTCGAACAAAGGCCCGTGAGTGTACACCTCGGAAGCGCACCCGATAGCATTCCCCTAATGCGATCTGAGACAAGGAAAAACAGGTTAAGACATAAGTCATACAGTACAGCTATACAAATACGATAATATTTAAAGTATGTTTGTTTCAACAAACACATACTTACATATATTAAAGTTATAAGAAATTGAACTCACTGCTGAAACCAACAGCTAAGGTTGTCTTACCGCTATGCCAGTGATGGCTATACCACCAGCAATGAGCAGGCTGTCAGGGATGGCCTCTCTATCCACGTAGGGATAAGTGATGCTGGCATCTCCACAGAAGAAGCCTCGCCTGTACGGAGTCACTGCCTTCAACTCACACGCAAAGAATGGGATGGAGGCTAATGAGAtgtaggagagagagggaggggagacagacaaaaaaaacaaaacaaaagatggcTTGATGAATGTCTGTGAGCATGTGGtccgtgcaaaaaaaaagataacggAGACAGAGAGGGTAAGACACAGAGATACTCCTGTCTGACAGGGCCATGAAGAGAGCAGCTTTAAAAGGGATCAGTCATCTGGTGACATGATTTCCAGATTCCTGGAAGATGAAGCATTCCACACATAGCTGTGTGGAATCAGAAGGAAGAAGGGATCAGAGGTAAGAAgggatgacagacagactgatagGGAGATGGAAACAACAGCAAGAGAATTAagatgaggaaggaggaagaataTATTAAGAGGGAATGatacacagaaaatgtcagtgTGCCAAACATAAAGGACAATAAACTCACTGTATAAAGAGCAAGGTGTTGTTTAACAATCTGGTCTTATGTTAACAATTGTTCTGcttgtgtgttcactgtgtttccTGGTTGGTCACTAATTATGAGAAGTCTGTATCAGGTGAATGGCAGTCAAGGTCTGACATGCTTAAGCAAACAAACCTCACAGCCTGATGGTGAAAGTTCATTGTGAAAGAAAAGTTGCACAACGATTTAATGACTAAAAGGGAGATGGCAGATAAAGTCCCCAGAAACAATGACTGAGTTACACAgcttttattctgtgttataCTTCAAACTAATAACCAGCAGGGCTGTAAAAGCCAGCCCAGCATGTCCATTTCGTTGTCCCTTATCCCATGTCCCCTTGTCACCCCATGGAATGCAGCGAGAACATGGGACTAATCATTAACCTCTGTGCCTCTTCCTGTCATCCCAGGCCTGCTGGTTGGCTGGAAAGCACCCAGGCCAAAACACTGCTCCTGCCAGGGAATCTCTTAGACTACGTGACTGAATAGTGCACAGGATACACACTCAAAATCAGGCCAAAaggaacaacacacaaacacacactgaaacccGCAAACAATGGCAcgcaaacatgtttttaagcATACCTGACCTACTAAAGGTAACTGTGTGTACTATAAAACTCTCATATCGCTCATTCAACCTCAGTGAACTGATTAACAAGTATAACAAGGGAAATAATCTATAGTTTTGAGGTTATCAGCACAGAAAAGGTGACTCTTAACAGCTGTGTGACAAGAGCCGAGACAGAGCCAGACTGGATTAAGAACATTATTCTGTAGTGAAAAGTTTGCGTTGGTGACCTCTGTAGTCAAAGTCATGCTGCCCtaacagaaagacaaaacacagataaaagcTAGCGTCTTTCAATATATTTTAAGAGAGGCCTTGGTAAGAAAAGGAGTGGGAAACACACTGCAGCTAGATATCAGAGGCTGTGACgccaaaggagagagagagagagagagagagagagagagagagagagagagaaagataggaAGCACCTCTCATCTGATCCTCATCTCATTCACCACATCTTTGAGTATCTCCttacacacacctacataaaTTCTGCTCAGTCACGCACGTCAAGTCATGTACCTCATGGAACGCACACGTCCACATGCAGGTCACAAACAGGTgctatctgttttattttagacaaAAGAATTTCTGATAATGGAGCTATTCACATCTATTTTTAGGTTTTGATGCTGTCTGTCCAGAGTTCCTTCCCTTATAACAAGTGCCAATTGTATCTTCTCAAACAACTGGATTATTATATTATGCATTTAGTACATCATGTGATGCAATCCATTCAAATAATCCTAGTATTAATTCTGTCTCTCTAGTCTCTTATATCGAATATAATCTTATATTGTCTTTTAATGTTGAAATCTGCTGATACTATGTTGTGACcacagttacattacattacatatcttTAGGAGGAGTAATATTAGAGAAAAGTACATGCTTGAAGTAATTCTAACTAGTTTATATTAGCTAAGATCATTGTCGTCCTTTTctaagtttaaaaataaatatcctgTGTGAAGCCGTCTTGGTTTCTTTCCGCCACCTGcataaaatgcacacacatcttTTAATCTCCTACCCATAATCCCattatctgtctgtgtatgtgtgtgtcatacctTGGTTGTGTCCTGCAAAGATATGACTAGTTCATCTCCGGTTCAAGTTGAGTGGTtgtgcagatttttttcataTGATAATAATGCACTGCACTccactttaaatatgttttaactaAAACAGTTGCAGCGTGCTGGCCTGACCTGTGTTTGTACTATATGTGTATGTCAGAAGGAGGCAAGaaaaactatgtgtgtgtgaaagagatgAGTATGATAAGGCATAATAATCTACACATTTTAATCAAAGTATCATTGTAATTTTAATATTCAAAGTAATGCTTTTGACAGTTGATCACTGACCATTGATTGAGGGATGAAAGTTTAGAGTTAAAAACCGTATAATCACAGTTACCTCTTATTGTACAAGACGGCTGTCTTTTATGCAAGACTGGACATGCTAcattttcttctgaaatgtgttttatgattatatTTTGGCAAATGTTGCAACAGAAAGTGCAGCATTTGACATTTAATCAGGTCAGTTTTGTGGCAAATAGAGGCCTTTCACTGCTTTCAACCATCCATTAACAGGATTGGTCTGTGTCCTCATCAGATTCTGCTAGTGCTCTctcaataatcaatattttgcTGCATTGACAGGGAGGTAATGGGCACATTCTCCATTAACGACCCTCTGTGGTTACAGTAGGAACATGGACTTCTTGAGGGATCATTTTCCATACATATGGGGGACTAATGGGAGCAATGAAGTGCTGAGCCAGATAGCAGCATATTTAATGACCTCAGGCCTGCCGGTACTTATGGCTTGTGTTGTTTTCCCATTTTTGCATGAAGTTCAGAGACGGACTCGACACTAATGGCCATGAACCAACGATCACTCCACAGTTGCAAAGCttctcaataaaataaatccaccAAACTGACCGCAAATTGCAGAAATTATCAGTGCTGTACAATCCTATACAAATTACAAGCTCCTTTGTCACAGTCAACCTCTATGCTTTACAACTACATTACAACAGTTTTcacaacaagacacaaaaacactccaGAGACCCTCACATCATCTGTCAGGCAGCTGTGAGCAAACCTCTGCACCTGGCCAAGACATGCTCAAAAGAGAGCCAGGCCAGGAAAGCTTGAGAGGGGACCCAAAAGGAGGCGGAGGAGTGGGTCGGCTTACACAGCTAGGCCAAAATGTGCTGCTCGCTGGGCCTGACACTCAAAGCAGGAATGCTTTCAAATAGTCAAAAGggatagaaagaaagaagggggagaggagaggagaggagaggagaggagagggagggaggaaggagaagaggaggaatgagAGCCGAGGGGATATGTGCCTCACTCTAAGAAAGTCTTCTGGTTCTAATTTACACATCTATGACCACAGCCCAGAATGAGCTCACTGTAAGgggagaacaacaacaaccaaaagcaagaaataatgaaaaaaaaaacagaaaaagtgagcggaaaaaaaagagggcagaTGGTAGTTGCTCATCGACATGCATTGCGGTCATATTGCTAAACATCTGCTGATCAATATAGCATCAGACTAAAAACTAGGCTAAAATACATGGCCAGGAGGCTCAAAAATTGACAAATGGGGCTGAGGGCAGTTATACTGGGGTGAGAGAAAACTGGAGATATGGGGCCAAGAGAGATGCAGCAAGGGTTTCTCTGCAGAGAACAGCAGACGGAGGCCATTAGTGGTGGTTCTGGAATGTGAGGGTCAGAGTTCTGGGCTCTGCTGGGACCCGCTCTGTAAACACGACCCCACCTCAACCAGCAGAAtacccccccaacacacacacacacatacagactcaaaacacacacacataaaaaccaCACTGGgatgcaaacaaaccaaagccACGGCCACATAGACTAACAGACAACCAAACAAACCACCAAAAAACCCACCAGCACCTGGAAGAAAAACTAACCAACCAAATAAACCACACTACAGCCAAACAATCCTGAAGGCATGCACTGAGGCAAACAGACTGTTCACTATCACAGACCTAAATGAACTTCTGTGGATGCCGTTGGATAAACAGTATGTTCATCCTCAGAGATTAGCACAATACTCTACCTAAAGCTAAATCTAAGCCACAATAATAGCCATCTCCTTCATCATACCCAATAATGTGTGACTATACAGGCCTTGTTCTTGTTGGCCCTTTGATAGAACTGGAGGACAAACAATTAGTGACCTGTTAACATACCGTCCATCTGGCCTGCAGTTTAGGACTGGGCTGAGTTTGGGCTGTAGCCCAGCTTGCTATAGCACCGTTTAGGGGTGGTCCACCCTCACTGGGCCCCTCACCAGCTTGCATGTGCCAGTCTTTCCCAACTAAATTTTAAGCAGCATGTTTACCTTCAAGTCAACcttgcaaaataataataagctgGTGAACTGAACTGTGAAATGTCGTAATTTGAATCTTTGCAAGCATGATAATCCCTGGTAACGACATTATAGGAAGCAGTGTGACGGCCTGCCTAACATGCTCATAAACTGGGCTGGGTGGGTTTGTACGGTTATTTGTGCAATAATGACTTTAACTGCACAAAGCTGCCTCCATAAAGTAGCCTTGGTCTGTTCTTTCATCTAATCACTATTCAGTTGGAGTCAGGTACTTTAAGGTCAAAGCCAAGTCTTTTATGTTCCacctgatattaaaaaaaagtctttgtttgtAGAGGCAGTACAGGAAGAGACTGCATGCACTATCACACAGGTtcacacaaaacagacacacacacagactatcGTACCATAGGGAAGGTAACACTTAAACAGGAGATGAAGTCATTCACACTAAGGCTGTGATTATGATTGGCAACCACAAACTGCCACAAACCCAATtaaagtactgtgtgtgtatatgggtGTATGTGAGAGTGTCCTAGATGGTGTTTCTTTCCTGTTCATCCttggaggatggagagatgggATACGGGTGAGTGGTGTTCTCCTGTgctgacacacacctgttttttttccatagcTGAATGTATTATTCTGAGAGACTGTTCTGTTTTGTCTGCCCTGATGGCAGCACAAAGAGTCAAATCAGTGAAGAACAAAGAGGGACTGGAGAGCCACAACAGTCTTGGATCTCTGCTATCATcagcatctgctgctgctggactcaCAGGCTCACAGGTTTGTCTTAATGGTAAGACATATAGTGGATGTATCCACCTCATATGCAGTGGCAAAAACAGCGCATAAAGAAAGGGACAGCGAGAAACAGCTGAGAGTACCTTGCTAGTTGAAAATGCTAATATTTATGGAAGCTTTTGATGCACAATATctacaaactcacacacagcagaagaaaGTGTACGTTTCTTGTGAGCAAGGTGGTTCCAACTGCCTTTATGTTGCTTTGTCTTCCAACAATGCACCAGGAGAGCTCTTCCTTTTTGTCACCGccactgttactgttactgctGGCCAGTGGAGACATGCTTCCCACAGCTGCTTCTGTTCTCTCCACACATCACTGACCTGCTTCCTGGAGCCCGGCTCTGGAGTTCAGGGCATGAGTGGTGAGGTCTAAagtggtctgtctgtcttgccTTCCTGATTCAGCCGGAACATAAAGGGCCCGCCACTCTGGTATGTACCTTGGAAACTTTAAAGAAGATCTTTAGTGGATTTTTGCGGTATGAAGGTAAGGGTGTGCAGTGAGGTAAGGGCTGGCAGTCTGCAATGTGAAAACGACACAGGGTTGTGGTTGGGACTGCAGGGGAGGTCTTTGGCATGGGGCGGCCTGACTGCGGTAGTACTGTATGTATGGAAAGAGTTGAGGGCTGCAGGgttgttttgtcagtgtgttttggtTTGCGGGGAAACATGCAGTTGCACAACTTCATAGTGGAACATGAGAAGATGAAGGGAGGGAAGCAGGTGAGCTGTGACACAATGATAAAATGGTCTCGATGATGGGTAACCATGCCATGGCGCCAAA contains the following coding sequences:
- the ppap2d gene encoding phosphatidic acid phosphatase type 2D, which gives rise to MQKFNSTGTHSNTLPRDAELQLRLADSGGSGEGKENGAGKHFLAQPEEESSFCTKRKMLVGLDVICLCVASIPFFACELKAVTPYRRGFFCGDASITYPYVDREAIPDSLLIAGGIAITGIAIALGECYRVRFRGVHSRAFVRNCYVSCLYKELGSFLFGCCVGQSLTNMAKLSVGRLRPNFLSVCNITYASINCTTGSYISQVVCKQPNQKMVEEARKSFFSGHASFAMYTMLYLAFYLQARLSWRGARLLRPLIQFLLVMIAIYTGLTRISDYRHHPTDVVTGFIQGGLTAYWVAFYISSMFKPCARPDLSPTSMSLESPLSSQQTVC